In Doryrhamphus excisus isolate RoL2022-K1 chromosome 7, RoL_Dexc_1.0, whole genome shotgun sequence, one genomic interval encodes:
- the hhipl2 gene encoding HHIP-like protein 2, translating to MPGLQGAAGLRRRGACRTLSRPSPLVTGKNQTYPNKRLVPSLMFTFVMLLASWIGPAHGHPQCLDFEPPFRPPWHLEFCGQYQDFGCCDQKTDNHIAERYWDIIEQLEVAGRDLCEDSLKEIMCQECSPYAAHLYDAEDPHTPVRELPGLCLDFCSEFHSKCGHVIKYLTANQLLQDTSERDVSTFCSMVDLSDQDYCYPNVLKSTDLNSNLGRVAEAPGGCLQLCLTEVANGLRNPVLMLHSGDDTWRLFVAEQVGFVWVYLRDGSRLETPFLDISGQVMTTPWPGDERGFLGMAFHPSYRDNGRFFIYYSIQVDGKLDKVRVSEMRVSGSDMNMADPYSESVVLEIEEPAANHNGGQLLFGPDGYLYIFTGDGGKAGDPFGKYGNAQNRSALLGKVLRIDVEGNDAGNRKQYRIPKDNPFVGDQDARPEVYAYGVRNTWRCSVDRGDPVSRYGRGRIFCGDVGQNRYEEIDIIVKGGNYGWRAKEGFECYDMKLCHDSSLNDIPPIHAYSHHVGKSVTGGFVYRGCESPNLNGLYIFGDFMSGRIMALEEDGETGSWKERSICMGDTKTCSFPGLINHHHKFIISFAEDEAGEMYFLATSYPSAMSPTGTVFKFMDPSRRAPPGKCKQKSQPVKVRGKKIPFVPQELTLMDANEKPTRPPQRTFKVATKASGGPVRPTIAETTTEKRASVERSKAKWKSPVQNQLKAVKKSKMLKKPKKKAPLRNDAKKRSKFTTGKELPPKNAHKNTTLSKAKDLPHGHGCFDNKAQLHAGFDHSHAILLYCLLIAISMSTFGGDEAGGAWSRSATPDQLQ from the exons ATGCCAGGACTTCAGGGTGCTGCCGGGCTGCGTCGGCGTGGAGCCTGCCGCACGCTTTCACGCCCATCTCCACTTGTGACGGGAAAGAATCAGACCTATCCTAATAAACGCCTTGTCCCGTCcctcatgttcacgtttgtgATGCTGCTCGCCTCCTGGATTGGGCCGGCGCACGGCCACCCTCAGTGCCTGGACTTTGAGCCTCCTTTCCGGCCCCCCTGGCACCTGGAGTTCTGCGGTCAGTACCAGGATTTTGGATGCTGCGACCAGAAGACCGACAACCACATAGCGGAGAGGTACTGGGACATTATTGAGCAGCTGGAAGTGGCGGGGCGTGACCTCTGTGAGGACAGCTTGAAGGAAATCATGTGCCAG GAGTGCTCTCCATATGCTGCCCACCTGTATGACGCCGAGGACCCCCACACGCCCGTCAGAGAGCTTCCTGGCCTCTGTTTGGACTTCTGCTCAGAGTTCCACAGCAAATGCGGTCATGTGATCAAGTACCTCACGGCGAACCAGCTGCTGCAGGACACCAGCGAGCGGGACGTGTCCACCTTCTGCAGCATGGTGGACCTCTCCGACCAGGACTACTGCTACCCCAACGTGCTGAAGAGCACCGATCTCAACAGCAACCTGGGCCGGGTGGCCGAAGCCCCCGGAGGCTGTCTCCAGCTGTGCCTGACGGAGGTGGCCAACGGCCTGAGGAACCCGGTGCTGATGCTGCACAGCGGCGACGACACGTGGCGCCTGTTCGTTGCTGAGCAAGTGGGTTTTGTTTGGGTGTACCTGCGTGACGGCAGCCGCCTGGAGACCCCCTTCCTGGACATCAGCGGGCAGGTGATGACCACGCCCTGGCCGGGGGACGAGAGGGGCTTCCTGGGCATGGCCTTCCACCCCAGTTACCGTGACAACGGACGCTTCTTCATATACTACTCCATTCAGGTCGACGGTAAGCTGGACAAGGTCCGAGTCAGCGAGATGAGGGTGTCTGGAAGTGACATGAACATGGCCGACCCTTACTCAGAGAG tGTCGTTTTAGAGATCGAGGAACCGGCCGCCAACCACAACGGAGGCCAGCTGCTCTTCGGTCCTGATGGTTATTTGTACATCTTCACCGGAGACGGCGGAAAAGCAGGCGACCCATTCGGGAAGTACGGAAACGCGCAAAACCG AAGTGCCCTGTTGGGGAAAGTTCTCCGCATCGACGTGGAAGGGAATGACGCCGGAAACCGGAAGCAGTACAGGATTCCCAAAGATAATCCCTTTGTTGGCGATCAGGACGCTAGACCCGAGGTGTATGCTTACGGGGTCAGGAACACGTGGAGGTGCTCAGTGGATCGTGGGGACCCCGTGAGCCGTTATGGCCGTGGGCGAATATTCTGTGGCGACGTGGGCCAGAACCGCTACGAGGAGATTGACATCATCGTGAAAGGCGGGAATTACGGATGGCGAGCGAAGGAAGGCTTTGAGTGTTACGACATGAAACTGTGCCACGACTCGTCCTTGA ATGACATCCCGCCCATACACGCGTACAGCCACCATGTCGGCAAGTCTGTGACGGGCGGATTCGTCTACAGGGGCTGTGAATCACCCAATCTCAACGGCTTGTACATTTTTGGAGACTTCATGAGCGG GCGTATCATGGCCTTGGAGGAAGACGGGGAGACAGGAAGCTGGAAGGAGAGGAGCATCTGCATGGGGGACACCAAGACGTGTTCCTTTCCTGGTCTCATTAATCATCACCACAAGTTCATCATCTCCTTTGCTGAGGACGAAGCAG GGGAAATGTATTTCCTGGCCACTTCCTACCCAAGCGCCATGTCGCCGACCGGGACGGTCTTCAAATTCATGGACCCATCCAG ACGAGCTCCTCCCGGAAAATGTAAACAGAAATCTCAGCCGGTCAAAGTTCGGGGCAAAAAGATCCCGTTTGTCCCCCAGGAAC TGACCTTGATGGACGCCAATGAAAAACCGACCAGGCCGCCGCAAAGAACGTTCAAAGTCGCCACTAAAGCATCCGGTGGCCCCGTCAGACCGACCATCGCCGAGACGACCACAGAGAAGCGAGCCAGCGTGGAGAGGAGCAAAGCCAAGTGGAAGTCACCTGTCCAGAATCAATTAAAGGCAGTGAAGAAAAGCAAAATGTTAAAGAAGCCTAAGAAGAAGGCACCTCTGAGGAACGATGCAAAGAAGAGATCGAAATTCACGACCGGTAAAGAACTTCCACCAAAGAACGctcacaaaaacacaacctTGTCAAAAG CTAAAGACCTACCCCACGGTCACGGCTGCTTTGACAATAAAGCACAGCTCCATGCCGGATTCGACCACAGTCATGCGATTCTTCTTTACTGTTTGCTGATAGCTATTAGCATGTCAACGTTTGGGGGAGACGAGGCGGGGGGGGCATGGAGCCGATCCGCCACCCCTGACCAGTTGCAATAG